A part of Emys orbicularis isolate rEmyOrb1 chromosome 13, rEmyOrb1.hap1, whole genome shotgun sequence genomic DNA contains:
- the ENPP7 gene encoding ectonucleotide pyrophosphatase/phosphodiesterase family member 7 produces MFTSLGLVLAVLSLGACAPLQDRGNRSKVLLVSFDGFRWNYDQDVETPNLDAMARDGVKARYMTPAFVTLTSPCHFTLVTGKYIENHGVVHNMWYNTSTGQKLPYYHTQGVSEWWDNGSLPIWITAQRQGLKTGSVFFPGGKATYQGEEVNVKKVESLFHNYSNETEWMQNIDMVMNWFLEDNLDLVTLYFGEPDSTGHKYGPESQERKNMVSQVDRAVGYLRRSIKDNGLESTLNLIITSDHGMETVIKENEIHLRTVQNFSFQDIQFELLDYGPNGLLVPKANKLDQVYQALKNAHPKLRVYKKEEFPKRFHYANNTRLTPLMVYSDPGYVIHGRIKVQFNKGEHGFDNEDMNMKTIFRAAGPAFRKGLEVEPFESVNIYALLCNLLGITPEPHDGSLSVMQPMLSGYSDPGTGSGALSTHPKKLQLVVGIAMVLGLWLGIY; encoded by the exons ATGTTTACTTCCTTGGGGCTGGTGCTTGCTGTTCTCTCGCTAGGAGCCTGTGCCCCTCTGCAGGACAGAGGCAACCGCAGCAAAGTCTTGCTGGTCTCCTTCGATGGCTTTCGGTGGAACTACGACCAGGATGTGGAGACCCCCAATCTGGATGCCATGGCGAGAGATGGGGTCAAGGCACGTTACATGACTCCTGCCTTCGTCACCTTGACCAGCCCATGCCACTTCACCCTGGTGACTG GGAAGTACATAGAGAATCACGGCGTGGTTCACAACATGTGGTACAACACCAGCACCGGCCAGAAGTTACCCTATTACCACACACAGGGGGTCTCCGAGTGGTGGGACAACGGCAGCCTGCCCATCTGGATCACAGCCCAGAGACAG GGCTTAAAGACGGGCTCTGTCTTCTTCCCTGGGGGGAAAGCAACCTACCAAGGTGAGGAGGTGAATGTGAAGAAAGTGGAGTCCCTTTTCCACAATTACAGCAATGAAACTGAGTGGATGCAGAACATTGACATGGTCATGAACTGGTTCCTGGAAGACAATCTAGACTTAGTCACTCTCTACTTTGGGGAGCCAGACTCCACGGGACACAAGTATGGCCCTGAATCCCAAGAGAGGAAAAACATGGTCAGCCAGGTGGATCGAGCTGTCGGCTACCTAAGGAGAAGCATCAAGGATAACGGCCTGGAGTCGACACTCAATCTGATCATCACATCTGACCACGGGATGGAAACGGTCATAAAGGAGAATGAAATTCACCTCCGTACAGTGCAGAACTTCTCCTTCCAAGACATCCAGTTTGAACTCTTGGATTATGGACCAAACGGGCTACTGGTGCCAAAAGCAAATAAACTAGACCAGGTGTACCAGGCCCTGAAAAACGCCCACCCGAAGCTCCGTGTCTACAAGAAGGAAGAGTTCCCCAAGAGATTCCACTATGCAAACAACACCAGGCTCACTCCCCTGATGGTGTACAGTGACCCCGGATATGTGATCCATGGG AGAATCAAAGTCCAGTTTAACAAGGGGGAGCATGGCTTTGACAATGAAGATATGAATATGAAAACCATCTTCCGGGCCGCGGGACCAGCCttcaggaaggggctggaggtgGAGCCGTTTGAGAGCGTGAATATCTATGCCCTCCTCTGCAACCTGCTGGGGATCACCCCTGAGCCACATGACGGGTCCCTGAGCGTCATGCAGCCCATGCTGTCCGGTTACTCCGATCCTGGGACAG GATCTGGTGCTCTCTCCACTCACCCCAAGAAGCTGCAGCTGGTGGTGGGAATTGCCATGGTGTTGGGACTCTGGCTTGGGATATACTAA